From a region of the Rhinopithecus roxellana isolate Shanxi Qingling chromosome 8, ASM756505v1, whole genome shotgun sequence genome:
- the SSBP4 gene encoding single-stranded DNA-binding protein 4 isoform X7 produces MYAKGGKGSAVPSDSQAREKLALYVYEYLLHIGAQKSAQTFLSEIRWEKNITLGEPPGFLHSWWCVFWDLYCAAPDRREACEHSGEAKAFQDYSAAAAPSPVMGSMAPGDAMAAGPMAAGFFQPFMSPRFPGGPRPTLRMPTQPPAGLPGSQPLLPGTMEPSPRAQGHPSMGGPMQRVTPPRGMASVGPQSYGGGMRPPPNSLTGPGLPAMNMGPGVRGPWASPSGNSIPYSSSSPGSYTGPPGGGGPPGTPIMPSPGDSTNSSENMYTIMNPIGPGAGRANFPLGPGPEGPMAAMSAMEPHHVNGSLGSGDMDGLPKSSPGAVAGLSNAPGTPRDDGEMAAAGTFLHPFPSESVSDCVDSPPAAASGRRGLAGRPRRGGRGARARP; encoded by the exons GTTAGCGCTATACGTCTATGAGTACCTGCTGCACATCGGTGCCCAGAAGTCAGCCCAGACCTTCCTGTCTGAG ATCCGATGGGAGAAGAACATCACGCTGGGGGAGCCCCCCGGGTTCCTGCACTCCTGGTGGTG CGTGTTCTGGGATCTGTACTGTGCAGCGCCTGACCGGAGAGAGGCCTGTGAGCACTCCGGCGAGGCCAAGGCCTTCCAGGACTAT AGCGCTGCAGCTGCCCCCAGCCCTGTGATGGGGAGTATGGCCCCAGGTGATGCAATGGCCGCAGGCCccatggcagctggcttcttccag CCCTTCATGTCGCCGCGCTTCCCAGGGGGCCCACGGCCCACCCTGCGGATGCCAACTCAG CCTCCCGCAGGCCTCCCCggctcccagcccctcctccctggcACCATGGAGCCCTCCCCAAGAGCCCAGG GGCATCCGAGCATGGGCGGCCCAATGCAGAGGGTGACGCCTCCTCGGGGCATGGCCAGCGTGGGGCCCCAG AGCTATGGAGGTGGCATGCGGCCCCCACCCAACTCCCTTACTGGCCCAGGCCTGCCTGCCATGAACAT GGGCCCAGGAGTTCGTGGCCCGTGGGCCAGCCCCAGTGGAAACTCG ATCCCCTACTCCTCCTCATCCCCCGGCAGCTACACG GGACCCCCAGGAGGAGGTGGGCCCCCCGGAACACCCATCATGCCTAGCCCTGGAG ATTCCACTAACTCCAGCGAAAACATGTACACTATCATGAACCCCATCGGGCCGGGCGCCGGCAGGGCTAAT TTCCCGCTTGGCCCTGGCCCAGAGGGCCCCATGGCCGCCATGAGCGCGATGGAGCCTCACCATGTGAACGGATCCCTGG GCTCGGGCGACATGGACGGGTTGCCGAAG AGCTCTCCCGGCGCCGTGGCCGGCCTGAGCAACGCCCCGGGCACCCCGCGGGACGACGGCGAGATGGCGGCCGCCGGGACCTTCCTGCACCCGTTCCCGAGCGAAAGCGTAAGCGACTGCGTCGACTCCCCCCCCGCGGCGGCGTCGGGCCGGAGGGGCCTGGCGGGCAGGCCCCGGCGGGGCGGCCGGGGGGCCAGAGCAAGACCGTGA